In the genome of Drosophila subpulchrella strain 33 F10 #4 breed RU33 chromosome 2L, RU_Dsub_v1.1 Primary Assembly, whole genome shotgun sequence, one region contains:
- the LOC119548600 gene encoding 3,4-dihydroxyphenylacetaldehyde synthase-like isoform X2 encodes MVVMDWLAKFLKLPAHFLHASEGPGGGIIQGSASESALVAVLAAREQAVVSYRESHPEVSESEVRGRLVAYSSDQSNSCIERAGVLAAVPMRLLPAGEDFVLRGETLKQAIEEDVAAGKIPLICIATLGTTGTCAYDDIETLSAVCEEFKVWLHVDAAYAGGAFALDECSDLRKGLDRVDSLNFNLHKFMLVNFDCTAMWLRDANKVVDSFNVDRIYLKHKREGQSQIPDFRHWQIPLGRRFRALKVWITFRTFGAEGLRNHVRKHIKLGKHFEQLVIKDSRFELVAPRALGLVCFRPKGDNEITTQLLQRLMDRKKIYMVRAEHAGRQFLRFAVCGIDPKASDIDFAWEEIESQLTDLQKEQSLIIRKAG; translated from the coding sequence ATGGTGGTCATGGACTGGCTGGCCAAGTTCCTGAAGCTGCCCGCCCACTTTCTACACGCCAGCGAGGGACCCGGTGGCGGTATTATCCAAGGATCGGCCAGCGAGTCGGCTCTGGTGGCTGTCCTGGCTGCCCGGGAACAGGCTGTGGTCAGCTACAGGGAATCGCATCCGGAGGTCAGCGAAAGCGAGGTACGAGGTCGCTTGGTGGCCTACTCCTCGGATCAGAGTAACAGCTGCATTGAGAGGGCTGGTGTTTTGGCGGCCGTGCCCATGAGGCTGCTCCCAGCTGGAGAGGATTTCGTACTCAGAGGAGAGACCCTGAAGCAGGCCATCGAGGAAGATGTGGCGGCTGGCAAGATTCCATTAATCTGCATTGCCACACTGGGCACCACGGGCACTTGTGCCTATGACGATATCGAGACCTTGTCCGCCGTCTGCGAGGAATTCAAGGTGTGGCTTCATGTGGATGCCGCCTATGCGGGCGGAGCCTTTGCCCTGGACGAATGCTCGGATCTGCGAAAGGGTTTGGATCGTGTGGACTCGCTGAACTTCAATCTGCACAAGTTCATGCTGGTCAACTTCGATTGCACGGCCATGTGGCTGCGGGATGCCAACAAGGTGGTCGATAGCTTCAATGTGGATCGCATATATCTGAAGCACAAGCGCGAGGGACAGTCGCAAATACCCGATTTCCGGCATTGGCAAATTCCACTGGGTCGTCGCTTCCGAGCTCTGAAAGTTTGGATCACATTCCGGACTTTCGGTGCCGAGGGCTTGAGGAATCATGTCCGGAAACACATCAAGTTGGGCAAACACTTTGAGCAACTGGTGATCAAGGATTCCCGCTTCGAGCTGGTGGCTCCCCGAGCTCTGGGATTGGTTTGCTTCCGTCCAAAAGGTGATAATGAGATTACGACCCAGCTCTTGCAGCGTCTCATGGATCGCAAGAAGATCTATATGGTTAGGGCCGAGCATGCGGGTCGTCAGTTCCTAAGATTCGCTGTATGCGGAATAGATCCCAAAGCATCCGACATTGATTTCGCCTGGGAGGAGATCGAATCCCAATTGACGGATCTGCAGAAGGAGCAATCACTGATCATTCGCAAGGCGGGATAA
- the LOC119548596 gene encoding aromatic-L-amino-acid decarboxylase isoform X2, which yields MEAPEFKDFAKTMVDFIAEYLENIRERRVLPEVKPGYLKPLIPDEAPEKPEKWQDVMEDIERVIMPGVTHWHSPKFHAYFPTANSYPAIVADMLSGAIACIGFTWIASPACTELEVVMMDWLGKMLDLPAEFLACSGGKGGGVIQGTASESTLVALLGAKAKKVKEVKEQHPEWDEHTILGKLVGYCSDQAHSSVERAGLLGGVRLRSVPSVNHRMRGDALDKAIEEDLAKGLIPFYAVVTLGTTNSCAFDYLDECGPVGNKHNVWIHVDAAYAGSAFICPEYRHLMKGIESADSFNFNPHKWMLVNFDCSAMWLKDPSWVVNAFNVDPLYLKHDMQGSAPDYRHWQIPLGRRFRALKLWFVLRLYGVENLQAHIRRHCNFAKQFGDLCVADSRFELAAEVNMGLVCFRLKGNNEQNEVLLKRINGRGNIHMVPAKIKDVYFLRMAICSRFTQSEDMEYSWKEVSAAADELEKEK from the exons ATGGAGGCACCGGAGTTCAAGGATTTTGCCAAAACAATGGTGGATTTTATAGCAGAGTATTTGGAGAACATACGCGAAAG GCGCGTTCTGCCGGAAGTGAAGCCCGGGTACCTGAAGCCCTTGATTCCGGATGAGGCGCCCGAGAAGCCGGAGAAGTGGCAGGATGTGATGGAAGACATCGAACGCGTCATCATGCCGGGAGTGACCCACTGGCACAGTCCCAAGTTCCACGCCTATTTCCCCACGGCCAACTCGTATCCAGCGATTGTGGCCGATATGCTGAGTGGTGCGATTGCCTGCATAGGATTCACCTGGATCGCCAGTCCTGCGTGCACGGAACTGGAAGTGGTCATGATGGATTGGCTGGGCAAGATGCTGGATTTGCCCGCTGAATTTCTGGCCTGTTCGGGTGGCAAGGGAGGCGGTGTCATCCAGGGAACGGCCAGTGAGTCCACATTGGTAGCTCTTCTGGGAGCCAAGGCCAAAAAGGTGAAGGAAGTCAAGGAGCAGCATCCGGAGTGGGATGAGCACACCATTTTGGGCAAACTGGTGGGCTACTGTTCGGATCAAGCTCACTCCTCCGTGGAGAGGGCTGGTCTTCTGGGAGGTGTAAGGCTACGTTCGGTGCCCTCGGTAAATCACCGGATGCGTGGTGATGCTTTGGACAAGGCCATCGAAGAGGATCTGGCCAAGGGTTTGATTCCCTTCTATGCCGTCGTTACGCTGGGCACCACCAACTCCTGTGCCTTCGACTACCTGGACGAGTGTGGACCCGTGGGCAACAAGCACAATGTGTGGATCCATGTGGATGCCGCCTATGCCGGTTCCGCTTTCATTTGCCCCGAGTATCGCCACCTGATGAAGGGTATCGAATCGGCAGACTCCTTCAACTTCAACCCACACAAATGGATGCTGGTGAACTTCGACTGCTCGGCCATGTGGCTGAAGGATCCCAGTTGGGTGGTCAACGCCTTCAATGTGGATCCTCTGTATCTAAAGCACGATATGCAGGGATCAGCTCCGGATTACCGCCACTGGCAAATCCCATTGGGACGTCGTTTCCGCGCCTTGAAGCTCTGGTTCGTCCTGCGACTCTACGGCGTGGAGAATCTCCAGGCGCACATCCGTAGGCATTGCAACTTTGCCAAGCAATTCGGTGATCTCTGCGTGGCGGACTCCAGATTTGAACTGGCCGCCGAGGTTAATATGGGACTGGTCTGTTTCCGGTTGAAGGGCAACAACGAGCAGAATGAAGTTCTGCTGAAGCGTATCAACGGACGCGGCAACATTCACATGGTTCCTGCCAAGATCAAGGATGTGTACTTCCTGCGTATGGCCATTTGTTCACGTTTTACCCAATCCGAGGATATGGAGTACTCCTGGAAGGAGGTCAGTGCCGCTGCTGATGAGTTGGAAAAGGAGAAGTAA
- the LOC119548600 gene encoding 3,4-dihydroxyphenylacetaldehyde synthase-like isoform X1: protein MDAKEFREFGSAALDFMADYLENIRDNEVLPSVEPGYLLDLLPTEMPDKPESWKEVLGDINRVIKPGLTHWQSPNMHAYYPSSTSYPSIVGEMLAGGFGIIGFSWICSPACTELEMVVMDWLAKFLKLPAHFLHASEGPGGGIIQGSASESALVAVLAAREQAVVSYRESHPEVSESEVRGRLVAYSSDQSNSCIERAGVLAAVPMRLLPAGEDFVLRGETLKQAIEEDVAAGKIPLICIATLGTTGTCAYDDIETLSAVCEEFKVWLHVDAAYAGGAFALDECSDLRKGLDRVDSLNFNLHKFMLVNFDCTAMWLRDANKVVDSFNVDRIYLKHKREGQSQIPDFRHWQIPLGRRFRALKVWITFRTFGAEGLRNHVRKHIKLGKHFEQLVIKDSRFELVAPRALGLVCFRPKGDNEITTQLLQRLMDRKKIYMVRAEHAGRQFLRFAVCGIDPKASDIDFAWEEIESQLTDLQKEQSLIIRKAG from the exons ATGGATGCCAAGGAGTTTCGGGAATTCGGCAGTGCGGCCCTTGACTTTATGGCCGACTATCTGGAGAATATTCGGGATAACGAGGTGCTGCCCAGTGTGGAGCCGGGCTATCTTCTGGACCTGCTGCCCACAGAGATGCCGGACAAGCCCGAGTCGTGGAAAGAAGTCCTTGGGGACATCAATCGCGTGATCAAGCCGGGTCTCACCCACTGGCAATCGCCCAATATGCATGCATATTATCCCTCTAGCACATCATATCCCTCCATTGTGGGTGAGATGCTGGCCGGTGGGTTCGGCATCATCGGATTCAGCTGG ATCTGTAGTCCCGCCTGCACGGAACTGGAAATGGTGGTCATGGACTGGCTGGCCAAGTTCCTGAAGCTGCCCGCCCACTTTCTACACGCCAGCGAGGGACCCGGTGGCGGTATTATCCAAGGATCGGCCAGCGAGTCGGCTCTGGTGGCTGTCCTGGCTGCCCGGGAACAGGCTGTGGTCAGCTACAGGGAATCGCATCCGGAGGTCAGCGAAAGCGAGGTACGAGGTCGCTTGGTGGCCTACTCCTCGGATCAGAGTAACAGCTGCATTGAGAGGGCTGGTGTTTTGGCGGCCGTGCCCATGAGGCTGCTCCCAGCTGGAGAGGATTTCGTACTCAGAGGAGAGACCCTGAAGCAGGCCATCGAGGAAGATGTGGCGGCTGGCAAGATTCCATTAATCTGCATTGCCACACTGGGCACCACGGGCACTTGTGCCTATGACGATATCGAGACCTTGTCCGCCGTCTGCGAGGAATTCAAGGTGTGGCTTCATGTGGATGCCGCCTATGCGGGCGGAGCCTTTGCCCTGGACGAATGCTCGGATCTGCGAAAGGGTTTGGATCGTGTGGACTCGCTGAACTTCAATCTGCACAAGTTCATGCTGGTCAACTTCGATTGCACGGCCATGTGGCTGCGGGATGCCAACAAGGTGGTCGATAGCTTCAATGTGGATCGCATATATCTGAAGCACAAGCGCGAGGGACAGTCGCAAATACCCGATTTCCGGCATTGGCAAATTCCACTGGGTCGTCGCTTCCGAGCTCTGAAAGTTTGGATCACATTCCGGACTTTCGGTGCCGAGGGCTTGAGGAATCATGTCCGGAAACACATCAAGTTGGGCAAACACTTTGAGCAACTGGTGATCAAGGATTCCCGCTTCGAGCTGGTGGCTCCCCGAGCTCTGGGATTGGTTTGCTTCCGTCCAAAAGGTGATAATGAGATTACGACCCAGCTCTTGCAGCGTCTCATGGATCGCAAGAAGATCTATATGGTTAGGGCCGAGCATGCGGGTCGTCAGTTCCTAAGATTCGCTGTATGCGGAATAGATCCCAAAGCATCCGACATTGATTTCGCCTGGGAGGAGATCGAATCCCAATTGACGGATCTGCAGAAGGAGCAATCACTGATCATTCGCAAGGCGGGATAA
- the LOC119548596 gene encoding aromatic-L-amino-acid decarboxylase isoform X1, giving the protein MSKLPTNNISPSKQSNGNGIANILEDKLDPKVSIDMEAPEFKDFAKTMVDFIAEYLENIRERRVLPEVKPGYLKPLIPDEAPEKPEKWQDVMEDIERVIMPGVTHWHSPKFHAYFPTANSYPAIVADMLSGAIACIGFTWIASPACTELEVVMMDWLGKMLDLPAEFLACSGGKGGGVIQGTASESTLVALLGAKAKKVKEVKEQHPEWDEHTILGKLVGYCSDQAHSSVERAGLLGGVRLRSVPSVNHRMRGDALDKAIEEDLAKGLIPFYAVVTLGTTNSCAFDYLDECGPVGNKHNVWIHVDAAYAGSAFICPEYRHLMKGIESADSFNFNPHKWMLVNFDCSAMWLKDPSWVVNAFNVDPLYLKHDMQGSAPDYRHWQIPLGRRFRALKLWFVLRLYGVENLQAHIRRHCNFAKQFGDLCVADSRFELAAEVNMGLVCFRLKGNNEQNEVLLKRINGRGNIHMVPAKIKDVYFLRMAICSRFTQSEDMEYSWKEVSAAADELEKEK; this is encoded by the exons ATGAGCAAATTGCCCACTAATAACATTAGCCCATCAAAACAAAGTAATGGTAATGGTATAGCTAACATTTTGGAAGATAAGCTGGATCCCAAGGTTTCG ATCGACATGGAGGCACCGGAGTTCAAGGATTTTGCCAAAACAATGGTGGATTTTATAGCAGAGTATTTGGAGAACATACGCGAAAG GCGCGTTCTGCCGGAAGTGAAGCCCGGGTACCTGAAGCCCTTGATTCCGGATGAGGCGCCCGAGAAGCCGGAGAAGTGGCAGGATGTGATGGAAGACATCGAACGCGTCATCATGCCGGGAGTGACCCACTGGCACAGTCCCAAGTTCCACGCCTATTTCCCCACGGCCAACTCGTATCCAGCGATTGTGGCCGATATGCTGAGTGGTGCGATTGCCTGCATAGGATTCACCTGGATCGCCAGTCCTGCGTGCACGGAACTGGAAGTGGTCATGATGGATTGGCTGGGCAAGATGCTGGATTTGCCCGCTGAATTTCTGGCCTGTTCGGGTGGCAAGGGAGGCGGTGTCATCCAGGGAACGGCCAGTGAGTCCACATTGGTAGCTCTTCTGGGAGCCAAGGCCAAAAAGGTGAAGGAAGTCAAGGAGCAGCATCCGGAGTGGGATGAGCACACCATTTTGGGCAAACTGGTGGGCTACTGTTCGGATCAAGCTCACTCCTCCGTGGAGAGGGCTGGTCTTCTGGGAGGTGTAAGGCTACGTTCGGTGCCCTCGGTAAATCACCGGATGCGTGGTGATGCTTTGGACAAGGCCATCGAAGAGGATCTGGCCAAGGGTTTGATTCCCTTCTATGCCGTCGTTACGCTGGGCACCACCAACTCCTGTGCCTTCGACTACCTGGACGAGTGTGGACCCGTGGGCAACAAGCACAATGTGTGGATCCATGTGGATGCCGCCTATGCCGGTTCCGCTTTCATTTGCCCCGAGTATCGCCACCTGATGAAGGGTATCGAATCGGCAGACTCCTTCAACTTCAACCCACACAAATGGATGCTGGTGAACTTCGACTGCTCGGCCATGTGGCTGAAGGATCCCAGTTGGGTGGTCAACGCCTTCAATGTGGATCCTCTGTATCTAAAGCACGATATGCAGGGATCAGCTCCGGATTACCGCCACTGGCAAATCCCATTGGGACGTCGTTTCCGCGCCTTGAAGCTCTGGTTCGTCCTGCGACTCTACGGCGTGGAGAATCTCCAGGCGCACATCCGTAGGCATTGCAACTTTGCCAAGCAATTCGGTGATCTCTGCGTGGCGGACTCCAGATTTGAACTGGCCGCCGAGGTTAATATGGGACTGGTCTGTTTCCGGTTGAAGGGCAACAACGAGCAGAATGAAGTTCTGCTGAAGCGTATCAACGGACGCGGCAACATTCACATGGTTCCTGCCAAGATCAAGGATGTGTACTTCCTGCGTATGGCCATTTGTTCACGTTTTACCCAATCCGAGGATATGGAGTACTCCTGGAAGGAGGTCAGTGCCGCTGCTGATGAGTTGGAAAAGGAGAAGTAA
- the LOC119548601 gene encoding protein l(2)37Cc, with protein sequence MAAQFFNRIGQMGLGVAVLGGVVNSALYNVEGGHRAVIFDRFTGIKENVVGEGTHFFIPWVQRPIIFDIRSQPRNVPVITGSKDLQNVNITLRILYRPIPDQLPKIYTILGQDYDERVLPSIAPEVLKAVVAQFDAGELITQREMVSQRVSQELTIRAKQFGFILDDISLTHLTFGREFTLAVEMKQVAQQEAEKARFVVEKAEQQKLASIISAEGDAEAAGLLAKSFGEAGDGLVELRRIEAAEDIAYQLSRSRGVAYLPSGQSTLLNLPSTIAQ encoded by the exons ATGGCTGCTCAGTTCTTCAATCGCATCGGCCAAATGGGCCTTGGAGTGGCCGTTTTGGGTGGCGTTGTCAACTCGGCGTTATATAATGTGGAGGGCGGCCACCGGGCGGTCATCTTCGATCGCTTCACCGGCATCAAGGAGAACGTGGTCGGCGAGGGCACCCACTTCTTCATCCCGTGGGTGCAGCGGCCCATCATCTTCGATATCCGCTCGCAGCCCCGCAACGTTCCCGTGATCACCGGCAGCAAGGATCTGCAGAATGTCAACATTACGCTCCGCATCTTGTACCGTCCCATTCCCGACCAGCTGCCCAAGATCTACACAATCCTCGGCCAGGACTACGATGAGCGTGTCCTGCCCTCCATTGCTCCTGAGGTGCTGAAGGCTGTGGTCGCCCAATTCGATGCCGGCGAGCTGATCACCCAGCGTGAG ATGGTGTCCCAGCGTGTTTCCCAGGAGCTGACCATCCGTGCCAAGCAGTTTGGTTTCATTCTGGACGACATCTCGCTTACACACTTGACCTTTGGTCGGGAGTTTACGCTGGCCGTCGAGATGAAGCAGGTGGCCCAGCAGGAGGCTGAGAAGGCTCGTTTCGTCGTGGAGAAGGCCGAGCAGCAGAAGCTGGCCTCGATCATTTCCGCGGAGGGTGACGCCGAAGCCGCTGGCCTGCTGGCCAAGTCGTTCGGCGAGGCCGGCGACGGTCTGGTGGAGCTGCGACGTATCGAGGCCGCCGAGGATATCGCCTACCAGCTATCCAGGTCTCGCGGTGTCGCCTACTTGCCCAGCGGACAGAGCACACTGCTCAATCTGCCATCTACCATCGCGCAGTAG
- the LOC119548598 gene encoding protein anon-37Cs, protein MQCYKLASRRSLYNARVLQADHLGDHQCRSPDLEAARQNARVVVIGAGLAGLSAAQHLLSHGFRRTVVLEATDRYGGRINTQRFGDTFCELGAKWVKIDGSQDSIYELLRNTEGLSKQIKQPERPTYVEVEQEGAHIRPAMVELIDVMFRQLCRGFKLSDRVKSGDDLHSLDNVMNYFRTESDRIIGASFQKPEDQVAARKIFQSLFKEFGSILGCCLEYVNIEHITKCPVQQDLRPLFVPTGLDNVVDDLIQQLDKEQIQTGKPVGQIQWTPAPLKSVGCLDGSLYSADHIICTLPLGVLKNFAGILFRPTLPLDKMQAIRNLGFGNPLKIYLSYKKPISRWLKSNLRPLGTVLNPTLEQQAERNWTQQVVEISHVPSSQHVLEVHVGGGYYEEIEKLPEDKLLEQITELLRRCISNHLVPYPQELLRSNWSTSACYLGGRPYFSTSSSARDVQRLAAPLGEKSPSLLFAGDATSLKGFGTIDAARSSGIREAQRIIDFYFNSMQCV, encoded by the exons ATGCAATG TTATAAACTGGCCAGCAGGCGCAGCTTATACAATGCACGGGTGCTCCAGGCGGATCACCTCGGGGACCACCAATGCCGCAGTCCGGATCTCGAGGCTGCTCGCCAGAATGCCCGGGTAGTGGTAATCGGCGCTGGCCTCGCCGGTCTCTCGGCCGCCCAACATCTCTTATCGCACGGTTTCCGGCGCACCGTCGTCCTGGAGGCCACCGATCGCTATGGCGGCAGGATAAACACCCAGCGTTTTGGCGACACCTTCTGCGAACTGGGTGCCAAGTGGGTCAAGATCGATGGGTCCCAGGACTCGATTTACGAACTCCTCCGCAACACCGAGGGCTTGAGCAAGCAGATAAAGCAGCCAGAGCGACCCACCTATGTGGAGGTGGAGCAGGAAGGTGCTCACATAAGGCCAGCCATGGTGGAGCTTATAGACGTCATGTTCCGGCAGCTCTGCCGTGGCTTTAAGCTATCCGATCGAGTTAAATCTGGCGATGACCTGCACTCTCTGGACAATGTGATGAACTACTTTAGGACCGAAAGTGATCGCATTATTGGGGCCTCCTTTCAAAAGCCGGAGGATCAGGTGGCGGCACGCAAGATCTTTCAGTCGCTGTTCAAGGAGTTCGGCAGCATTCTGGGCTGCTGTCTAGAGTACGTGAACATCGAGCACATCACCAAGTGTCCAGTGCAGCAGGATCTGCGTCCGCTGTTCGTACCCACCGGGCTGGATAATGTGGTAGATGATCTCATACAGCAGCTGGACAAGGAGCAAATACAGACCGGCAAGCCGGTTGGCCAGATTCAGTGGACGCCTGCACCGCTGAAGAGTGTTGGCTGTTTGGATGGGAGCCTGTACAGCGCGGATCACATCATTTGTACTTTGCCGCTTGGCGTGCTTAAAAACTTTGCGGGCATCCTGTTCCGACCCACGCTACCGCTGGACAAGATGCAGGCCATACGCAACCTAGGCTTTGGCAATCCCTTAAAGATATATCTCTCGTACAAAAAGCCCATTAGCCGCTGGCTAAAGAGCAACCTAAGGCCACTGGGTACCGTCCTCAATCCCACCTTGGAACAGCAAGCGGAACGCAACTGGACACAGCAAGTGGTGGAGATCAGCCATGTGCCCAGCAGTCAGCATGTGCTGGAGGTCCATGTGGGCGGCGGCTATTACGAGGAGATTGAGAAACTGCCCGAGGACAAGCTGTTAGAGCAAATCACTGAATTGCTAAGGCGCTGCATAAGCAATCACCTGGTGCCGTACCCCCAGGAATTGCTGCGCTCCAACTGGAGCACATCGGCTTGCTACCTAGGCGGACGTCCCTACTTCTCCACCAGCAGCAGTGCCCGTGATGTCCAGCGACTGGCCGCACCGCTGGGCGAGAAGTCGCCAAGTCTACTCTTCGCTGGGGATGCAACCTCGCTCAAAGGCTTTGGAACCATCGATGCTGCCCGCTCTAGTGGCATCCGAGAGGCCCAACGCATCATTGACTTTTATTTCAATAGCATGCAATGTGTTTAA